A section of the Humulus lupulus chromosome 2, drHumLupu1.1, whole genome shotgun sequence genome encodes:
- the LOC133815143 gene encoding uncharacterized protein LOC133815143: MTCLLFDPYLKARIASASTLAVMLDGPSSVFLQVAEYKEPSKSVSFTALSISLGHILMQLHPGILYLIQWEIHGRLLVSLFKILMLLISSTLYSRMTAELLPTVITSIQKRIEVGFL, from the exons ATGACATGCTTGCTATTTGACCCTTATTTGAAG GCACGGATTGCATCTGCCTCAACTCTGGCAGTCATGTTGGATGGACCTTCTTCAGTTTTTTTGCAGGTAGCAGAATACAAGGAACCTTCAAAATCTGTATCTTTCACAGCACTTTCAATTTCCTTGGGGCATATCTTGATGCAGTTGCATCCAG GTATTCTTTACTTGATTCAATGGGAAATCCATGGTAGATTGCTGGTGTCCTTGTTCAAAATTCTCATGCTTTTGATATCATCCACACT ATATTCAAGAATGACTGCTGAACTGTTGCCAACAGTTATAACATCTATACAAAAAAGGATTGAAGTCGGTTTCCTATAA